Proteins encoded together in one Epinephelus lanceolatus isolate andai-2023 chromosome 4, ASM4190304v1, whole genome shotgun sequence window:
- the snrpd2 gene encoding small nuclear ribonucleoprotein Sm D2: MSLLTKPKSEMTPEELQKREEEEFNTGPLSVLTQSVKNNTQVLINCRNNKKLLGRVKAFDRHCNMVLENVKEMWTEVPKSGKGKKKSKPVNKDRYISKMFLRGDSVIIVLRNPLITGK; this comes from the exons GAGTCTGTTAACAAAGCCTAAGTCAGAGATGACTCCTGAGGAGCTCCAGAAACGAGAGGAAGAGGAGTTCAACACCGGCCCACTGTCAGTGCTCACCCAGTCCGTCAAGAACAACACTCAGGTCCTCATTAACTGCCGCAACAACAAGAAGCTGCTCGGCAGAGTCAAGGCTTTTGACAG GCACTGCAACATGGTCTTGGAGAACGTGAAGGAGATGTGGACGGAGGTTCCAAAGAGCGGGAAGGGAAAGAAGAAGTCTAAGCCAGTGAATAAGGACCGCTACATATCTAAAATGTTCCTCAGAGGGGACTCCGTCATCATCGTGCTGAGAAATCCTCTGATCACAGGAAAATGA